Proteins from one Podospora pseudocomata strain CBS 415.72m chromosome 4, whole genome shotgun sequence genomic window:
- a CDS encoding hypothetical protein (COG:U; EggNog:ENOG503NW2Y): MAQRHRIRNDSASSFEVPVHETPRFQRVYWTREPHLRKLYGMAAILMVASATTGYDGMLVNTSQQIDLWRYFFFPELRDKPNGDPILDSKLAILVNMFNIGSILSFFITPHVADTYGRRSAIVAGCLFMIGGGLLTAFANGYGMYMGGRFMLGFGNSLSQMASPLLLTEICHPQHRGPVTAVYNCLWNAGALLVSCIAWGTANIKNDWSWRSITFLQIVPSLIQLTGIWWIPESPRYLINKDRPQEALHILSKWHAGGDINNATVQFEYREIRETIRIQKENEQSTSYKDFFRTKGNRWRLAIIVSLGVISQYSGNALFSNYIDMIYRGAGINDQNQKLAMSTGKTILDLIITITAALNVDRWGRRPLFLVAMVGMVISFLCWTITGIVYEHSNPTNLTAGYVQLVFIWVFGIFYDIGFSGLLVAYALEVLPFHLRAKGMMIMNITVQAILALGNQTNKIAWERLPNHWNLMLFYTIWNFFELLFVWFFYVETKGPTLEEIAKIFDGDGAIAHIDMHQVQKDIYQNTPDDHDELPGRAL, encoded by the exons ATGGCCCAACGACACCGGATTAGAAATGACTCAGCCTCGTCCTTTGAGGTCCCAGTTCATGAGACCCCTCGCTTCCAGAGGGTATACTGGACTCGGGAGCCTCATCTACGCAAACTCTATGGCATGGCCGCGATATTGATGGTGGCCTCGGCAACGACAGGCTACGATGGCATGTTGGTCAATACCTCACAGCAAATAGACCTGTGGAGGTACTTTTTCTTCCCCGAACTGAGGGACAAGCCGAATGGGGATCCTATCCTGGATAGCAAACTGGCCATCTTGGTCAACATGTTCAACATTGGGTCCATTCTGTCCTTCTTCATAACGCCTCACGTGGCCGATACTTATGGTAGGAGATCGGCCATTGTGGCCGGCTGTCTGTTCATGATAGGCGGCGGTCTCTTGACTGCATTTGCCAACGGCTATGGGA TGTACATGGGCGGCCGTTTCATGCTTGGCTTTGGCAATTCTCTTTCCCAAATGGCATCGCCGCTCTTGCTCACCGAAATCTGTCACCCGCAACATCGAGGTCCCGTCACGGCCGTGTATAACTGTCTCTGGAATGCTGGGGCGCTGCTTGTATCATGCATCGCGTGGGGcaccgccaacatcaaaaacGACTGGTCATGGAGGTCCATCACCTTCCTGCAAATCGTGCCGTCATTGATTCAACTTACGGGCATCTGGTGGATTCCCGAATCGCCGCGCTATCTCATCAACAAGGATAGACCTCAGGAGGCGCTACACATCCTGTCCAAGTGGCATGCTGGGGGGGACATAAACAACGCCACCGTTCAGTTTGAGTACCGCGAGATTCGTGAAACTATCCGGATTCAAAAGGAGAACGAACAGTCCACCAGCTACAAGGACTTTTTCCGAACCAAGGGAAACAGATGGCGACTGGCCATCATCGTATCACTGGGTGTTATCTCCCAGTACAGTGGGAACGCTTTATTCAGCAACTACATCGACATGATCTACAGGGGAGCGGGCATCAACGACCAGAACCAGAAGCTGGCCATGTCCACCGGCAAGACCATCCTcgatctcatcatcaccatcaccgcggCGCTCAACGTCGACCGATGGGGCAGACGGCCATTATTCTTGGTAGCCATGGTCGGCATGGTCATCTCGTTTCTCTGCTGGACCATTACCGGAATTGTTTACGAGCATAGCAATCCAACCAACCTCACTGCTGGCTATGTGCAGCTCGTCTTCATTTGGGTGTTTGGCATCTTTTACGACATTGGGTTTTCGGGCCTGCTGGTGGCCTATGCTCTCGAGGTGTTGCCTTTCCACCTCCGAGCCaaggggatgatgatcatgAACATTACCGTGCAAGCCATCTTGGCGCTGGGGAA TCAAACAAACAAAATTGCATGGGAAAGGCTACCAAATCACTGGAATCTCATGCTGTTTTATACCATCTGGAACTTTTTTGAGCTCCTGTTTGTGTGGTTCTTCTATGTCGAGACTAAAGGGCCGACCCTGGAAGAAATTGCCAAGATTTTCGACGGAGATGGTGCTATTGCTCACATCGACATGCACCAAGTGCAAAAGGACATCTATCAGAATACTCCAGATGATCACGATGAACTGCCAGGGAGGGCGTTATAA